One genomic segment of Trichococcus shcherbakoviae includes these proteins:
- a CDS encoding adenylate kinase has translation MNLIIMGLPGAGKGTQAEKIIAKYNIPHISTGDMFRAAMKNETALGLEAKSYMDKGELVPDEVTNGIVKERLAESDTEKGFLLDGFPRTLVQAKALEAIMDELDKKIDAVINIDVNPEVLMQRLTGRIICRSCGATYHKENNPPKVEGTCDRCGGHEFYQREDDKPETVENRIQINLEQSQPIIAFYSEKGLVHNVDGGIGIDNLFTEIQKIIE, from the coding sequence ATGAACCTAATTATTATGGGTCTTCCCGGTGCTGGAAAAGGAACACAGGCTGAAAAGATCATCGCGAAATACAATATTCCGCATATCTCTACAGGAGACATGTTCCGAGCTGCCATGAAAAATGAGACAGCGTTGGGCCTGGAAGCAAAATCATATATGGATAAAGGCGAACTTGTTCCAGATGAAGTTACAAACGGAATCGTTAAAGAGAGATTAGCAGAATCTGATACTGAAAAAGGCTTTTTATTGGATGGTTTTCCAAGAACCCTCGTACAAGCAAAAGCTCTTGAAGCTATCATGGATGAACTCGACAAAAAAATCGATGCTGTTATTAACATTGATGTGAACCCTGAAGTTTTGATGCAACGTCTAACGGGTAGAATCATTTGCCGCTCTTGCGGAGCGACTTACCACAAAGAGAACAATCCTCCCAAAGTGGAAGGAACGTGCGATCGTTGTGGCGGACACGAATTCTATCAACGCGAAGATGATAAACCTGAAACCGTAGAAAATCGCATTCAGATTAATCTAGAACAGTCTCAACCAATCATTGCATTTTACAGCGAAAAAGGATTGGTACACAATGTGGATGGCGGAATCGGCATCGACAACTTGTTTACCGAAATCCAAAAGATTATAGAATAG
- the secY gene encoding preprotein translocase subunit SecY codes for MFALLKNAFQAKDIRNRIFFTLGMLIVFRLGTHITVPGVDAGAITNLASTGLFSLLNTFGGGALSQYSIFAMGVSPYITSSIVVQLLQMDIVPKFVEWSKQGEVGRRKLNQVTRYLTVILAFVQSVGVSIGFNQLSNLGLVNDPGMTTYMIIALVMTAGSMLVVFLGESISMHGIGNGTSLIIFSGIIARIPTDLYTYYNDRFVDAGSDLMNNILFSVALLTAILLVVILVVYVQQAERKIPIQYSKRASGSNQSAHLPLKINSAGVIPVIFASSFMMTPQTILGFFAASQSEASWYQILSTIFNYREPIGATIYTVLIVVFTYFYAFIQINPEKMAENLQKQGGYIPSVRPGKGTEDYISGMIMRLSTVGALFLGLIALLPIIASGLWDLPDSLALGGTSLLIVVGTALETARQIEGRMVKRNYQGFIQ; via the coding sequence ATGTTTGCTCTTCTGAAAAATGCATTTCAGGCGAAGGACATTAGAAATAGAATCTTTTTTACTCTAGGTATGTTGATTGTGTTCCGTCTCGGAACACATATTACTGTACCGGGTGTTGATGCGGGTGCCATCACAAACTTGGCATCGACGGGCTTGTTCAGTCTGTTGAACACATTCGGAGGTGGAGCACTGAGTCAGTATTCCATTTTCGCTATGGGTGTTTCGCCATACATCACTTCTTCTATTGTCGTTCAATTGTTACAAATGGACATTGTTCCGAAATTTGTGGAATGGTCCAAACAGGGTGAAGTAGGTAGAAGAAAGTTAAATCAAGTTACAAGATATTTGACAGTCATTTTAGCATTTGTGCAATCTGTCGGTGTTTCGATCGGTTTCAATCAACTCTCTAATTTGGGTTTGGTCAACGATCCAGGTATGACAACCTATATGATCATCGCGTTAGTGATGACGGCAGGTTCGATGCTTGTTGTTTTTCTCGGAGAATCCATTTCAATGCACGGTATCGGAAACGGCACGTCATTGATCATCTTCTCAGGTATCATCGCAAGAATCCCAACAGATCTTTACACTTATTACAATGATCGTTTTGTGGATGCAGGATCCGATTTAATGAACAACATTTTGTTCTCGGTTGCACTTTTGACAGCAATATTATTGGTGGTCATACTCGTTGTGTACGTTCAACAAGCTGAACGTAAAATCCCCATTCAATATTCCAAGCGTGCTTCCGGATCTAATCAATCCGCGCATTTACCTTTAAAAATCAATTCTGCTGGAGTTATTCCAGTAATCTTTGCCAGTTCTTTCATGATGACCCCGCAGACGATCCTTGGATTTTTCGCGGCAAGTCAAAGTGAAGCTAGCTGGTATCAAATTTTGTCAACCATCTTTAATTACCGTGAACCCATCGGCGCAACAATCTATACGGTGTTGATCGTTGTCTTCACTTACTTCTATGCCTTCATTCAGATCAATCCTGAAAAGATGGCAGAGAACTTGCAAAAGCAAGGCGGCTATATTCCAAGTGTACGTCCGGGTAAAGGGACAGAAGATTACATTTCCGGCATGATTATGCGATTAAGTACGGTCGGCGCGCTATTTCTTGGACTGATTGCGTTATTGCCTATCATTGCCTCAGGTTTGTGGGATTTGCCGGACTCGCTCGCCCTTGGCGGTACAAGTCTTCTGATTGTAGTTGGTACTGCATTGGAAACGGCAAGACAAATTGAAGGTCGAATGGTTAAACGTAATTACCAAGGATTTATTCAATAG
- the rplO gene encoding 50S ribosomal protein L15 — translation MKLHELKPAVGSRKERNRVGRGSSSGNGKTSGRGHKGQKARSGGGVRLGFEGGQTPLFRRLPKRGFTNINRKEYAVINLEILNRFEDGTEVTPALLVETGIVKDEKSGIKVLGNGSVEKKLTVKANKFSEAAQKAIEAAGGTVEVI, via the coding sequence ATGAAACTTCATGAATTAAAACCTGCTGTAGGTTCACGTAAAGAACGTAACCGTGTCGGTCGCGGATCTTCATCCGGTAATGGTAAAACATCCGGTCGTGGACATAAAGGCCAAAAAGCTCGTTCAGGCGGCGGTGTGAGACTTGGATTCGAGGGTGGACAAACTCCATTGTTCCGTCGTCTTCCAAAACGTGGATTCACGAACATCAACCGTAAGGAATATGCTGTAATCAACTTAGAAATCTTAAACCGTTTCGAAGATGGTACAGAAGTTACTCCAGCTTTATTAGTTGAAACTGGTATTGTCAAAGATGAAAAATCAGGCATCAAAGTTTTGGGCAACGGAAGCGTTGAGAAAAAACTGACAGTTAAAGCTAATAAATTCTCCGAAGCAGCACAAAAAGCTATCGAAGCTGCAGGTGGGACTGTTGAGGTGATCTAA
- the rpmD gene encoding 50S ribosomal protein L30, producing the protein MAEVKITLKRSLIGRPQNQKDTCKALGLSKIGKSVVKPANPAILGMVNTVSHLVTSEEVK; encoded by the coding sequence ATGGCAGAAGTAAAGATCACTTTAAAACGCAGCTTGATTGGACGTCCTCAAAACCAAAAAGATACTTGCAAAGCTTTGGGATTGTCCAAAATCGGCAAATCTGTTGTTAAACCAGCTAACCCAGCTATCTTGGGCATGGTCAACACAGTAAGCCACTTAGTTACATCAGAAGAAGTTAAATAA
- the rpsE gene encoding 30S ribosomal protein S5, which translates to MVYVDPNHIELEDRVVAINRVTKVVKGGRRLRFAALVVVGDRNGHVGFGTGKAAEVPEAIRKAIESAKKSLIEVPMSESTIPHQVIGSFCGGNVMLKPAKSGSGVSAGGPVRAVVELAGIADITSKSLGSNTPINMVRATIDGLKQLKNAEDVAKLRGKTVEELLG; encoded by the coding sequence ATGGTTTATGTTGACCCAAATCATATTGAATTAGAAGACCGCGTTGTTGCGATCAATCGTGTAACAAAAGTTGTTAAAGGTGGACGTCGTCTACGTTTTGCTGCTTTAGTTGTTGTAGGAGACAGAAACGGACATGTAGGATTCGGTACTGGTAAAGCAGCCGAGGTTCCTGAAGCTATTCGTAAAGCTATCGAATCTGCTAAAAAGAGCCTTATTGAAGTTCCAATGTCTGAATCAACAATCCCTCACCAAGTTATCGGATCTTTCTGTGGCGGTAACGTAATGTTGAAACCTGCTAAATCCGGTTCCGGAGTTTCTGCAGGCGGACCAGTCCGTGCCGTTGTCGAATTAGCTGGTATCGCTGATATCACAAGCAAATCCCTTGGTTCGAACACACCAATCAACATGGTACGTGCTACAATCGATGGCTTGAAACAGTTGAAAAATGCTGAAGACGTCGCGAAATTACGCGGCAAAACAGTTGAAGAATTACTAGGATAA
- the rplR gene encoding 50S ribosomal protein L18, with translation MITKPDKNKVRQARHARVRRKISGTAECPRLNVFRSNKNIYAQLIDDVAGVTLASASTKETEIATGTKTEAAAAVGKLIAERSVAKGIKKVVFDRGGYLYHGRVQALAEAARENGLDF, from the coding sequence GTGATTACTAAACCAGATAAAAACAAAGTGCGCCAAGCTAGACACGCACGCGTAAGAAGAAAAATCTCTGGTACTGCAGAGTGCCCACGCTTGAACGTTTTCCGTTCCAACAAAAACATCTACGCTCAATTAATTGATGACGTAGCGGGTGTGACGCTAGCAAGTGCCTCTACAAAAGAAACAGAAATCGCAACCGGTACTAAAACTGAAGCTGCTGCTGCAGTTGGAAAACTGATTGCTGAACGTTCTGTTGCTAAAGGTATCAAAAAAGTAGTCTTTGACCGTGGTGGCTATCTGTACCATGGCCGTGTACAGGCTTTAGCTGAAGCTGCTCGCGAAAATGGACTAGATTTCTAA
- the rplF gene encoding 50S ribosomal protein L6, producing MSRIGNKAIEIPAGVTVTQQGNTVTVKGPKGELTSTFNEMIGIKIDGNTVTFTRPNEEKFTKSIHGTTRALVNNMVVGVSEGFMKELDLVGVGYRAQLQGNKLVLNVGYSHPVEFTPEDGIEVEVPTNTKIIVKGYDKAKVGALAANIRGVRPPEPYKGKGIKYVNEIIRRKEGKTGK from the coding sequence GTGAGTCGTATTGGAAATAAAGCAATCGAAATCCCAGCTGGCGTAACCGTTACTCAACAAGGTAACACTGTTACGGTTAAAGGCCCTAAAGGCGAATTAACTAGCACATTTAATGAAATGATCGGCATCAAGATCGATGGAAACACTGTTACTTTCACTCGTCCTAACGAAGAGAAATTCACTAAATCCATTCATGGTACTACACGCGCGTTGGTAAACAACATGGTTGTAGGTGTATCTGAAGGATTTATGAAAGAATTGGACTTAGTAGGGGTTGGGTACCGTGCTCAATTGCAAGGCAACAAACTTGTATTGAACGTCGGCTATTCTCATCCAGTTGAATTCACACCAGAAGACGGTATCGAAGTGGAAGTACCAACTAACACTAAGATCATCGTTAAAGGTTACGATAAAGCTAAAGTTGGCGCTTTGGCAGCCAACATCCGTGGCGTACGCCCACCAGAGCCTTACAAAGGTAAAGGTATCAAATACGTTAACGAAATCATCCGTCGTAAAGAAGGTAAGACAGGTAAATAA
- the rpsH gene encoding 30S ribosomal protein S8: MVMTDPIADFLTRIRNANMVRHESLEVPASKTKLEIANILKAEGFIKNFDYTSDDKQGVIRVFLKYGPNNERVITGLKRISKPGLRVYAKTGDIPKVLNGLGIAIVSTSEGVITDKEARAKNIGGEVLAYIW, encoded by the coding sequence ATGGTCATGACAGATCCAATCGCAGATTTCTTAACTCGTATTCGTAATGCCAACATGGTACGTCACGAATCTTTAGAAGTGCCTGCATCAAAGACAAAATTAGAGATCGCTAACATTCTTAAGGCTGAAGGTTTCATCAAAAACTTTGATTACACTTCAGACGATAAACAAGGTGTTATCCGTGTATTCTTAAAATATGGTCCAAACAACGAACGCGTCATCACTGGTTTGAAACGTATTTCAAAACCAGGTTTGCGTGTATACGCTAAAACTGGCGACATCCCTAAAGTATTGAATGGTTTAGGAATCGCAATCGTGTCTACTTCTGAAGGTGTTATCACCGACAAAGAAGCAAGAGCGAAAAACATCGGCGGCGAAGTATTAGCTTACATTTGGTAA
- a CDS encoding type Z 30S ribosomal protein S14, with amino-acid sequence MAKKSMIAKNKRPAKHSTQAYSRCERCGRPHSVYRKFKLCRICFRELAYKGQIPGVKKASW; translated from the coding sequence TTGGCTAAAAAATCCATGATTGCTAAAAACAAACGTCCCGCAAAACATTCTACTCAAGCTTACTCTCGTTGTGAACGTTGCGGACGTCCACATTCAGTTTATCGCAAATTCAAACTTTGCCGTATTTGCTTCCGTGAACTTGCCTATAAAGGACAAATTCCCGGCGTGAAAAAGGCTAGCTGGTAA
- the rplE gene encoding 50S ribosomal protein L5, whose protein sequence is MNRLKEKYTKEIVPSLMEKFEYTSIMQTPKIDKIVINMGVGDAVSNTKNLDKAVEELTLISGQKPVITLAKKSIAAFRLREGMPIGTKVTLRGERMYDFLDKLVTVSLPRVRDFRGISKKSFDGRGNYTLGIKEQLIFPEVDYDRVDKVRGMDIVIVTTANTDEESRELLTQLGMPFQK, encoded by the coding sequence ATGAACCGTTTAAAAGAAAAATACACAAAAGAAATCGTTCCATCATTGATGGAAAAATTTGAATACACTTCAATCATGCAAACACCTAAAATTGACAAAATTGTCATCAATATGGGTGTGGGTGATGCAGTGTCAAACACAAAAAACCTAGATAAAGCAGTTGAAGAACTAACATTGATCTCTGGTCAAAAACCAGTCATCACATTAGCTAAAAAATCAATCGCTGCATTCCGTTTACGTGAAGGTATGCCTATCGGCACTAAAGTTACTTTACGTGGCGAAAGAATGTACGACTTCTTGGATAAACTAGTAACAGTTTCATTACCACGTGTACGTGACTTCCGTGGGATCAGCAAAAAATCTTTTGATGGTCGTGGAAACTATACTTTAGGTATCAAAGAACAATTGATTTTCCCAGAAGTTGACTATGATAGAGTCGACAAAGTACGTGGTATGGATATCGTTATCGTAACTACTGCTAACACTGACGAAGAATCAAGAGAATTATTGACACAACTTGGAATGCCATTCCAAAAATAA
- the rplX gene encoding 50S ribosomal protein L24 — MHVKTGDKVKVITGKDKGKEGVILKTFPKKDRVIVEGINIVKKHRKASQTNPTGGILEEAAPIHVSNIMLIDAKTGEPTRVGSKVVDGKKVRVSKKTGEIID; from the coding sequence ATGCACGTAAAAACTGGTGATAAAGTTAAAGTCATTACTGGAAAAGATAAAGGTAAAGAAGGAGTCATCCTTAAAACTTTCCCTAAAAAAGATCGTGTTATTGTCGAAGGCATTAATATTGTCAAGAAACATCGCAAAGCTTCTCAAACAAACCCAACAGGTGGAATTCTTGAAGAAGCAGCACCTATCCATGTTTCTAACATTATGTTAATTGATGCTAAAACTGGCGAACCTACTCGCGTAGGATCTAAAGTCGTAGATGGCAAAAAAGTCCGCGTTTCCAAAAAAACCGGCGAAATCATTGATTAA
- the rplN gene encoding 50S ribosomal protein L14 — protein sequence MIQTESRLRVADNSGAKEVLTIKVLGGSNRKFAGIGDTIVCTVKQATPGGVVKKGDVVKAVIVRTKHGAHRKDGSYIKFDENACVIIRDDKSPRGTRIFGPVARELRDNNYMKIVSLAPEVL from the coding sequence GTGATACAAACAGAATCCCGCTTAAGAGTTGCCGATAATTCAGGCGCTAAAGAAGTGTTAACTATCAAAGTGTTAGGTGGTTCAAACCGCAAATTCGCAGGAATTGGTGATACAATCGTCTGCACAGTAAAACAAGCTACACCCGGTGGTGTTGTCAAAAAGGGTGATGTAGTTAAAGCTGTTATCGTTCGTACGAAACACGGCGCACACCGTAAAGATGGTTCTTACATCAAATTTGACGAAAATGCTTGTGTAATCATTCGTGACGACAAGAGCCCTCGTGGAACACGTATCTTTGGACCAGTTGCACGTGAATTGCGTGACAACAACTACATGAAGATCGTTTCCCTTGCTCCAGAAGTATTGTAA
- the rpsQ gene encoding 30S ribosomal protein S17, giving the protein MTEERNQRKVYQGVVVSDKMDKTIVVEVSTTKTHSTYGKRVKYSKKYKAHDENNQAKMGDVVRIMETRPLSATKNFRLLEVVEESVII; this is encoded by the coding sequence ATGACTGAAGAACGTAACCAACGTAAAGTCTACCAAGGTGTTGTTGTTTCCGATAAGATGGATAAAACAATTGTCGTAGAAGTATCTACAACAAAAACACATTCAACTTATGGTAAACGCGTTAAGTACTCTAAAAAGTACAAAGCACATGATGAAAACAACCAAGCTAAAATGGGAGATGTAGTTAGAATTATGGAGACTCGTCCTCTATCTGCTACTAAAAACTTCCGCTTACTGGAAGTTGTTGAAGAATCAGTAATCATCTAA
- the rpmC gene encoding 50S ribosomal protein L29, which yields MKANELKELSTAEMIDKEKQFKDELFNLRFQLATGQLENTARLKEVRKSIARIKTVLRQQELQK from the coding sequence ATGAAGGCTAATGAACTTAAAGAGTTATCCACTGCTGAAATGATTGATAAAGAAAAACAATTCAAAGATGAATTATTCAATCTACGATTCCAACTTGCAACCGGACAGTTAGAAAATACTGCCCGCTTGAAAGAAGTACGCAAATCAATTGCACGTATTAAAACTGTATTGCGACAACAAGAATTGCAAAAATAG
- the rplP gene encoding 50S ribosomal protein L16 produces MLVPKRVKHRREFRGKMRGEAKGGKEVVFGEYGLQAVDSHWITNRQIEAARIAMTRYMKRGGKVWIKIFPHKSYTSKAIGVRMGSGKGAPEGWVSPVKRGKIMFEVAGVPEEVAREALRLASHKLPVKTKIVKRKEIGGESNEG; encoded by the coding sequence ATGTTAGTACCTAAACGTGTAAAACACCGTCGTGAGTTCCGTGGAAAAATGCGCGGAGAAGCTAAAGGCGGAAAAGAAGTAGTTTTCGGCGAATATGGTTTGCAAGCTGTTGACTCTCATTGGATCACAAACCGTCAGATCGAAGCTGCTCGTATCGCTATGACTCGTTACATGAAACGTGGTGGGAAAGTTTGGATCAAAATATTCCCTCACAAATCATATACATCTAAAGCTATCGGAGTCCGTATGGGTTCTGGTAAAGGGGCACCTGAAGGTTGGGTATCTCCAGTTAAACGCGGCAAGATCATGTTTGAAGTAGCAGGCGTCCCTGAAGAAGTGGCACGCGAAGCTCTACGTCTTGCATCTCACAAATTGCCAGTTAAAACAAAAATTGTAAAACGTAAAGAAATTGGTGGTGAATCGAATGAAGGCTAA
- the rpsC gene encoding 30S ribosomal protein S3 — translation MGQKIHPLGLRVGIIRDWDAKWYAEKDFAAFLHEDLRIRKYIEKNLSEASVSKIEIERAANRVNVSIHTAKPGMVIGKGGSEVEKTRKELNELTGKKVHINIVEIKRPDLDAKLVAEGIAKQLENRVAFRRAQKQAIQRTMRSGAKGIKTQVSGRLNGADIARAETHAEGTVPLHTLRADIDYAWEEADTTYGKLGVKVWIYRGEVLPAKKTTEKGGK, via the coding sequence GTGGGTCAAAAAATTCATCCATTAGGATTACGTGTCGGCATCATTCGTGACTGGGATGCTAAATGGTACGCTGAAAAAGATTTCGCAGCTTTCTTACATGAAGATTTACGTATCCGTAAATATATCGAAAAGAACTTAAGCGAAGCTTCTGTTTCTAAAATTGAAATTGAACGTGCGGCTAACCGCGTGAACGTTTCTATTCATACTGCCAAACCTGGTATGGTAATCGGTAAAGGCGGTTCTGAAGTTGAAAAAACTCGTAAAGAGTTAAATGAACTGACTGGTAAAAAAGTACACATCAACATCGTGGAAATCAAAAGACCAGACTTGGATGCTAAATTGGTTGCTGAAGGTATCGCTAAACAGTTGGAAAACCGTGTAGCTTTCCGTCGTGCTCAAAAACAAGCTATCCAACGTACAATGAGATCTGGCGCTAAAGGGATCAAAACGCAAGTTTCTGGTCGTTTGAATGGTGCAGATATCGCTCGTGCTGAAACTCATGCTGAAGGAACTGTTCCATTGCATACATTGCGTGCGGACATCGACTACGCTTGGGAAGAAGCAGACACAACTTATGGTAAATTAGGCGTTAAAGTTTGGATTTACCGTGGTGAAGTTTTACCAGCAAAAAAAACAACTGAGAAAGGAGGGAAATAA
- the rplV gene encoding 50S ribosomal protein L22, whose amino-acid sequence MPEQITAAKASAQTVRIAARKVRLVVDLIRGKSIGEAISILKFTPRGASPVVEKVLMSAIANAEHNYDLDIENLVVSEAYVNEGPTMKRFRPRAKGSASPIMKRTSHITIVVSEKKEG is encoded by the coding sequence ATGCCAGAACAAATCACAGCTGCAAAAGCATCTGCACAAACTGTTCGCATTGCCGCTCGTAAGGTTCGTTTAGTAGTGGATCTTATCAGAGGCAAGAGCATCGGAGAAGCAATCTCCATTCTGAAATTCACACCGCGTGGCGCTTCGCCCGTTGTAGAAAAAGTGTTGATGTCAGCAATTGCCAATGCAGAACATAATTATGATTTAGATATCGAAAACTTGGTAGTAAGCGAGGCTTATGTTAACGAAGGACCAACGATGAAACGTTTCCGTCCACGTGCAAAAGGATCAGCTTCACCAATCATGAAACGTACTAGCCACATCACAATCGTGGTATCAGAAAAGAAGGAGGGATAA
- the rpsS gene encoding 30S ribosomal protein S19 yields the protein MGRSLKKGPFVDEHLIKKVEAALASEKKQVIKTWSRRSTIFPQFIGQTIAVYDGRKHVPVYIQEDMVGHKLGEFAPTRTYRGHAADDKKTGRR from the coding sequence ATGGGTCGTAGTTTGAAAAAAGGACCTTTTGTCGATGAACATTTAATTAAGAAAGTTGAAGCTGCTCTAGCTAGCGAAAAGAAACAAGTAATTAAAACTTGGTCTCGCCGCTCTACAATTTTCCCACAATTCATCGGACAAACGATTGCAGTTTATGATGGAAGAAAACACGTTCCAGTTTACATTCAAGAAGACATGGTAGGACACAAATTAGGAGAATTCGCTCCAACAAGAACATACCGTGGCCATGCCGCAGACGACAAGAAAACAGGTCGCCGTTAA
- the rplB gene encoding 50S ribosomal protein L2, translating to MAIKKYKPTTNGRRNMTGSDFAEITKTTPEKSLVEPIKRKAGRNNQGKITVRHQAGGHKRAYRVIDFKRNKDGVVGIVKAVEYDPNRTANIALIQYVDGIKTYIIAPKGIEVGQQIESGVGSDIKIGNAMPLSTIPVGTVIHNIETKPGKGGQLIRSAGTSAQVLGQEGKYTLVRLNSSEVRLILSTCRATIGSVGNEQHELINIGKAGRNRWLGKRPTVRGSVMNPNDHPHGGGEGKSPIGRKAPVTPWGKPALGYKTRSKKAKSSKLIVRGRKK from the coding sequence GTGGCGATTAAGAAATACAAACCTACCACAAACGGCCGTCGTAATATGACTGGTTCTGATTTCGCAGAAATTACAAAAACAACACCTGAGAAATCTTTGGTCGAACCAATCAAAAGAAAAGCCGGTCGCAACAACCAAGGTAAAATTACCGTTCGTCATCAAGCTGGTGGACACAAACGTGCTTACCGTGTGATCGACTTCAAACGTAATAAAGATGGAGTCGTTGGTATCGTAAAAGCTGTCGAGTACGATCCAAACCGCACTGCAAACATCGCGTTGATCCAATATGTTGATGGAATCAAAACTTACATTATTGCCCCTAAAGGCATCGAAGTAGGCCAACAAATCGAATCTGGAGTAGGATCTGATATCAAAATCGGAAACGCAATGCCATTGTCAACTATCCCAGTCGGTACTGTTATCCACAACATCGAAACAAAACCAGGCAAAGGCGGTCAATTGATCCGTTCAGCTGGTACAAGTGCTCAAGTACTTGGACAAGAAGGTAAATATACACTAGTTCGTTTGAACTCAAGCGAAGTACGTTTAATCCTTTCAACTTGCCGTGCAACAATCGGTTCAGTAGGTAACGAACAACACGAATTGATCAACATCGGTAAAGCTGGACGTAACCGTTGGTTGGGTAAACGCCCTACTGTCCGTGGTTCTGTAATGAACCCGAACGATCACCCACACGGTGGTGGTGAAGGTAAATCTCCAATCGGACGCAAAGCGCCAGTTACTCCTTGGGGTAAACCTGCTCTTGGTTACAAAACTCGTAGCAAGAAAGCTAAATCTAGCAAGCTAATCGTTCGTGGACGTAAAAAATAA
- the rplW gene encoding 50S ribosomal protein L23, which translates to MEATDVIKRPIITEASMLAMDEKKYTFEVDVRANKTLVKQSIESLFGVDVKNVNIMNVRGKLKRMGKYKGYTKKRRKAIITLTENSKTIELFEN; encoded by the coding sequence ATGGAAGCAACAGACGTTATCAAACGCCCAATCATCACGGAAGCTTCTATGCTTGCAATGGATGAAAAGAAATATACCTTTGAAGTGGATGTACGTGCTAACAAAACATTAGTTAAACAATCTATCGAATCATTGTTCGGTGTAGATGTTAAAAACGTAAACATCATGAATGTACGCGGCAAACTTAAACGTATGGGCAAATACAAAGGCTATACAAAAAAACGCCGTAAAGCAATCATCACTTTGACTGAAAATTCTAAAACAATCGAATTATTCGAAAATTAA
- the rplD gene encoding 50S ribosomal protein L4, with translation MPNVALFKQDGTQNGEVTLNEEIFGIEPNENVVYDAIIMQRASLRQGTHAVKNRSAVSGGGRKPWKQKGTGRARQGSIRSPQWVGGGVVFGPTPRSYSYKLNKKVRRLAIKSVLSTKVAEGDLIVVETLNFDAPKTKEFANVLKNLNVDTKVLVVVENDNDFAALSARNLPGVTVVNETGINVLDVVSNNKLVLTQAALSKVEEALI, from the coding sequence ATGCCAAACGTAGCCTTATTTAAACAAGATGGAACACAAAACGGTGAAGTAACTTTGAATGAAGAAATCTTTGGGATTGAGCCTAACGAAAACGTTGTTTACGATGCAATCATCATGCAACGCGCTTCTTTAAGACAAGGAACTCACGCAGTAAAAAACCGCAGCGCTGTCAGCGGTGGTGGTCGTAAACCATGGAAACAAAAAGGAACAGGCCGTGCACGCCAAGGTTCAATCCGTTCACCACAATGGGTTGGCGGTGGAGTTGTCTTTGGACCAACACCTCGTTCTTACAGCTATAAATTAAACAAGAAAGTTCGTCGCTTAGCTATCAAATCAGTCCTTTCAACGAAAGTTGCTGAAGGAGACTTGATCGTAGTTGAAACATTGAACTTCGATGCACCAAAAACAAAAGAATTTGCAAATGTGTTGAAAAACCTTAACGTTGATACGAAAGTATTGGTTGTTGTAGAAAACGACAACGATTTTGCAGCATTATCAGCACGTAACCTTCCTGGCGTAACAGTCGTTAACGAAACAGGAATCAACGTATTGGATGTTGTTTCAAACAACAAATTAGTCTTGACACAAGCTGCTCTTTCTAAGGTAGAGGAGGCTCTTATATAA